Proteins encoded by one window of Dehalococcoidales bacterium:
- a CDS encoding DHA2 family efflux MFS transporter permease subunit, with amino-acid sequence MPDQTKAYRQRWIALAFMGVALLIISLDNTVLNLALPSIAKDLGSSSSQLQWIVDAYVLAIAGLLLTIGYLGDRLGRKPTLMVGLVIFAVFSLGAALSKSNVTLIAMRALMGIGAATIMPATLSILTATFREPKERATAIALWAAVFSLGMGIGPLVGGWLLENYHWSSVFYINIPVIAVGLIGGGIFIANSKSENPRKLDFPGALASIAGMFILVYAIIQAGNDGWTETHVLASFAGAAVLLGGFILWEFKYKNAMLPLKFFKNMSFTGANIALTLVHFGLMGSFFFLGQFLQSVQGFTPLQAGVRLLPMAGVSFVAAIVSASIARLIGTKYTVALGILIAAVGFYYFSVIAAVDVPYSSFVLAMCIVSLGIGFTMAPSTNSIMGSVPVDQSGVGSAVNSTVRQIGGALGVAVLGTILNSTYIADINAVAWPPQLPASAVEIIGGSVQGANAVAQTVQAQSPQLAQLITDTSHRAFTSGSERALVVAAIIMAVSAVLTLFILPNRVRPPQEDS; translated from the coding sequence ATGCCGGACCAGACAAAAGCCTACCGCCAGCGTTGGATCGCCCTTGCCTTCATGGGTGTTGCCCTGCTGATTATCTCCCTGGACAATACGGTACTGAACCTGGCATTGCCCTCGATTGCCAAAGACCTGGGCTCCAGCAGCAGCCAGCTCCAGTGGATTGTGGACGCCTACGTGCTGGCCATCGCCGGGCTTTTACTGACGATAGGCTACCTGGGCGACCGGCTGGGACGCAAGCCCACGCTGATGGTTGGCCTGGTAATCTTCGCCGTTTTCTCACTGGGAGCGGCGCTTTCCAAGTCCAACGTAACGCTCATCGCCATGCGGGCGCTGATGGGCATCGGGGCGGCGACGATTATGCCGGCCACGCTTTCCATTCTTACCGCCACTTTCCGCGAGCCGAAAGAGCGGGCCACGGCCATCGCGCTCTGGGCGGCGGTATTTTCCCTTGGCATGGGCATCGGGCCGCTGGTGGGCGGCTGGCTGCTGGAGAACTACCACTGGAGCTCGGTATTCTATATCAATATACCGGTCATCGCGGTGGGGCTCATCGGCGGGGGCATTTTCATCGCCAACTCGAAGTCGGAAAATCCCCGCAAGCTGGACTTTCCGGGGGCGCTGGCCTCCATCGCCGGGATGTTTATCCTGGTCTACGCCATTATCCAGGCCGGCAACGACGGCTGGACGGAGACCCATGTGCTTGCCTCCTTTGCCGGGGCGGCGGTGCTGCTGGGCGGTTTTATCCTCTGGGAGTTCAAGTACAAAAACGCTATGCTGCCGCTGAAATTCTTTAAAAATATGTCATTTACCGGCGCCAACATCGCGCTGACGCTGGTGCACTTCGGGCTGATGGGCTCCTTCTTCTTCCTGGGGCAGTTTTTACAGTCCGTGCAGGGCTTCACGCCGCTCCAGGCCGGCGTCAGGCTGCTGCCGATGGCGGGTGTATCCTTCGTGGCGGCTATCGTCTCCGCGTCTATTGCCCGGCTCATCGGCACCAAATACACCGTGGCGTTAGGCATTCTGATAGCGGCCGTGGGTTTCTACTATTTTTCCGTCATCGCCGCGGTGGACGTCCCCTATTCCTCTTTCGTGCTGGCGATGTGCATCGTCTCGCTGGGCATCGGCTTCACCATGGCGCCGTCCACCAACTCCATCATGGGCTCGGTGCCGGTGGACCAGTCCGGCGTCGGCTCGGCGGTAAACAGCACCGTGCGGCAAATTGGCGGGGCGCTGGGGGTGGCGGTGCTGGGCACGATACTCAACTCCACCTACATCGCGGATATCAATGCCGTGGCCTGGCCGCCGCAGCTTCCCGCTTCGGCGGTGGAAATTATCGGGGGGAGCGTCCAGGGGGCCAACGCCGTGGCGCAGACCGTCCAGGCGCAGTCGCCGCAGCTGGCGCAGCTGATTACGGATACATCCCACAGAGCTTTTACCTCCGGCTCGGAGCGGGCGCTGGTGGTAGCCGCTATTATCATGGCGGTCAGCGCCGTGCTGACGCTTTTCATCCTGCCCAACCGGGTAAGGCCGCCGCAGGAAGACAGCTAG
- a CDS encoding PadR family transcriptional regulator — MLKHIFESKHHSRLFAKGDIKYVILNLLQSGPSHGYEIIHSLEQHFHGFYTPSAGSVYPTLQMLEDMGYVSSSVRDGKKVYVISAAGTRFLEESRDTVIRIKNHMLHWQQESSRDELRDAYRELRRMVRLVDRKTQHLSKKRLAEIKDIIAAACNNIENIIDEEG, encoded by the coding sequence ATGTTGAAGCACATCTTTGAGTCCAAACATCATTCCCGCTTATTCGCCAAGGGCGATATCAAGTACGTTATCCTCAACCTGCTACAGAGCGGGCCGAGCCACGGCTATGAAATCATCCATTCCCTGGAGCAACACTTCCACGGTTTTTATACCCCCAGCGCCGGCAGCGTTTACCCTACCCTGCAAATGCTGGAAGACATGGGCTATGTTTCCTCCTCCGTGCGGGACGGCAAAAAAGTCTATGTTATCAGCGCGGCCGGCACCCGCTTCCTGGAGGAAAGCCGGGACACTGTCATCCGCATTAAAAACCACATGCTCCACTGGCAGCAGGAAAGCAGCCGGGACGAGCTGCGCGATGCCTACCGCGAGCTGAGAAGAATGGTGCGCTTAGTCGACCGTAAAACACAGCATTTGAGCAAGAAAAGGCTGGCGGAAATCAAGGACATCATCGCCGCGGCCTGCAACAATATTGAAAATATCATCGATGAAGAAGGATAA
- a CDS encoding FAD-binding protein has protein sequence MTRWHDFMEKDGKAPSWPYPIRYDQEQEIDTDVLIIGGGIAGCWAAINAARQGVRVALAEKGDVVRSGAGGPGCDHWCNVPANPLSNVDPDEWAQHMSTMPYCNGIGNQIQCREDWDTLAEMEQMGGKIRDTKDEYLGVEGRDDKTRIMISPRYTRSVGFGAESMTRVPLKSNPEGKLNNVVIRIWGTTFKPALKKECKRLGVKIFDRVMITSLLTEKGIQGGRVIGATGLNGRTGEFMIFRCKAAVVATAGDWSLFMLNTELTGYNTFRSRTMTGDGNAMAFRAGAALTLMERTGILNIGTGYKHTWYGGAGDASYENVQLVDANGKKLPWPTQGWADGGAMRPTQETMEQIIKGIKTGEYALPFYGDFPAMSELERRATWKLMLGEESTCKIITESYEKAGFDPARHLLQNYNFIEGNSPSQWRTAGGGGPVVDWDLKTTLDGLYVAGENMFAAGDHSYAAATGRYAGRKAAAFSKQTGPGAVSKDQLTLEKTRIYAPVKRTAGIDWKELHAGIARAMQYFCTEYKTEKLLKMGLEALQEIEEVHVPRLYALDPHKLMRSVEDFSLLTHGRIMINATLARRASGLMLNHFRIDYPELDPPDWNKYLTIKMADGKVVTGELPQKYWGDMVANYEAHNKDYTGVYQGK, from the coding sequence ATGACCCGATGGCATGACTTCATGGAAAAAGACGGCAAAGCGCCCTCCTGGCCCTACCCCATCCGCTATGACCAGGAACAGGAAATCGATACCGATGTCCTGATAATCGGCGGCGGTATCGCGGGGTGCTGGGCGGCTATCAACGCCGCGCGGCAGGGCGTGCGGGTGGCGCTGGCGGAAAAGGGGGACGTTGTCCGCAGCGGCGCCGGCGGCCCGGGCTGCGACCACTGGTGCAATGTCCCCGCCAACCCGCTCTCCAATGTCGACCCGGACGAATGGGCGCAGCACATGTCCACCATGCCCTACTGCAACGGCATCGGCAACCAGATACAGTGCCGCGAGGACTGGGACACCCTGGCGGAAATGGAGCAGATGGGGGGCAAAATCAGGGACACCAAAGACGAGTACCTCGGCGTGGAAGGCCGGGACGATAAGACCAGGATAATGATATCCCCGCGCTACACCCGCAGCGTCGGCTTCGGCGCCGAATCCATGACCCGCGTACCTCTTAAAAGCAACCCGGAAGGCAAGCTCAACAACGTGGTCATCAGGATATGGGGTACGACTTTCAAGCCCGCGCTGAAAAAGGAATGCAAGCGGCTGGGCGTTAAAATCTTCGACCGCGTGATGATTACCAGCCTGCTGACGGAAAAAGGCATCCAGGGCGGACGGGTTATCGGCGCTACCGGTCTGAACGGCCGCACCGGAGAGTTCATGATATTCAGGTGCAAGGCCGCGGTGGTGGCTACCGCCGGGGACTGGTCGCTCTTTATGTTAAATACGGAGCTGACGGGCTATAACACCTTCCGCTCCCGCACCATGACCGGGGACGGCAACGCCATGGCTTTCCGCGCGGGCGCGGCCCTCACCCTGATGGAGCGCACCGGCATCCTGAACATAGGCACCGGCTACAAGCATACCTGGTACGGCGGCGCCGGCGATGCCAGCTACGAGAACGTCCAACTGGTGGACGCCAACGGCAAAAAGCTGCCCTGGCCCACCCAGGGCTGGGCGGACGGCGGCGCCATGAGACCGACGCAGGAAACCATGGAGCAGATTATCAAAGGCATAAAAACCGGCGAGTACGCCCTGCCCTTCTACGGGGACTTCCCGGCCATGTCCGAGTTGGAGCGCCGGGCTACCTGGAAGCTGATGCTCGGTGAGGAGTCCACCTGCAAAATCATTACGGAGTCGTACGAAAAGGCCGGGTTCGACCCCGCCAGGCACCTCCTCCAAAACTATAATTTCATCGAGGGCAACAGCCCCTCGCAGTGGCGCACCGCGGGCGGCGGCGGCCCGGTGGTGGACTGGGATTTAAAGACGACGCTGGACGGCCTTTACGTGGCTGGGGAAAACATGTTCGCCGCCGGCGACCATTCTTACGCGGCGGCCACGGGCCGGTACGCCGGACGCAAAGCGGCGGCCTTCTCTAAACAGACCGGACCCGGCGCGGTGTCCAAAGACCAGCTGACCCTGGAAAAGACCCGCATTTACGCGCCGGTTAAGCGCACCGCGGGCATAGACTGGAAAGAGCTGCACGCCGGCATCGCCCGCGCCATGCAGTACTTCTGCACGGAATACAAGACGGAAAAGCTGCTGAAAATGGGGCTGGAGGCGCTCCAGGAAATCGAGGAGGTCCACGTGCCCCGGCTCTACGCGCTGGACCCGCACAAGCTGATGCGCAGCGTGGAGGATTTCAGTCTGCTGACACACGGCCGGATTATGATCAACGCCACCCTGGCGCGGCGCGCCAGCGGCCTGATGCTCAACCACTTCCGTATCGATTACCCCGAGCTCGACCCGCCGGACTGGAACAAATACCTCACCATCAAGATGGCCGACGGCAAGGTGGTCACCGGCGAGCTGCCGCAGAAGTACTGGGGCGATATGGTGGCCAACTACGAGGCGCATAATAAAGACTACACCGGTGTGTATCAAGGAAAATAA